From the genome of Campylobacter concisus, one region includes:
- a CDS encoding glycosyltransferase family 4 protein, whose amino-acid sequence MINILELESSLGFGGQEHRTQRVINGLDKSKFKVFYGLNPGSKSFEKQIECEFVEFDLKKSFNVFEILKICKFVRQNNIKIISTHSGKDGTIGALVGKICGVSVVRTRHLQLPITSPLPYNLSTKVVGVCDSVCADLIKRGVKKEKVLKIYTGIDTQKYTPEFKINMKKEFGLSDDVVGICIVAVLRAAKNHKLLIDAFSELNLEKSALFIVGDGPQNENLKEYIKDKKNIFMLGNRTDVSDFLGSLDICVLPSDMEAIGGALLEASSCKLATIGSDVGGLGEAVSDGKSGFLFQNGDKEGLKKVLERLILDENLRKQMGEFGREYVKEVFSIEKMIENTQNLYMELVK is encoded by the coding sequence ATGATAAATATACTTGAGCTTGAAAGCTCCTTAGGATTTGGCGGACAGGAACACCGTACTCAGCGTGTGATAAATGGACTAGATAAGAGCAAATTTAAGGTTTTTTACGGCCTAAATCCTGGCTCAAAGAGCTTTGAGAAGCAAATAGAGTGTGAATTTGTTGAGTTTGATCTCAAAAAGTCTTTCAATGTCTTTGAAATTTTAAAAATTTGCAAATTTGTAAGGCAAAATAACATAAAAATAATCTCAACTCACTCGGGTAAAGACGGCACCATAGGCGCGCTTGTGGGCAAAATTTGTGGCGTTAGTGTGGTTCGCACTAGGCATTTGCAGCTGCCTATAACATCGCCTTTGCCTTATAATCTAAGTACAAAAGTAGTAGGCGTATGTGACTCAGTTTGTGCTGATCTTATCAAAAGAGGCGTGAAAAAAGAGAAGGTACTAAAAATTTACACTGGCATTGATACGCAAAAGTACACACCAGAATTTAAGATAAATATGAAAAAAGAATTTGGCCTAAGTGACGATGTAGTAGGAATTTGTATTGTGGCAGTGCTAAGGGCTGCTAAAAACCACAAGCTCTTAATCGATGCTTTTAGTGAGCTAAATTTAGAAAAGTCAGCCCTTTTCATCGTAGGTGACGGCCCTCAAAATGAGAACCTAAAAGAGTATATAAAAGATAAAAAAAATATCTTTATGCTCGGCAACAGAACCGATGTGAGCGATTTTTTGGGCTCACTTGATATTTGTGTGTTACCTTCAGATATGGAGGCCATCGGTGGAGCGCTACTTGAGGCGTCTTCGTGTAAGCTGGCTACCATCGGAAGCGACGTGGGAGGTCTTGGCGAGGCAGTAAGCGACGGAAAGAGTGGATTTTTATTTCAAAATGGCGATAAAGAGGGGCTAAAAAAGGTGCTTGAAAGGCTCATTTTGGATGAAAATTTAAGAAAACAGATGGGTGAGTTTGGCAGAGAGTACGTAAAAGAGGTATTTAGTATCGAAAAAATGATAGAGAACACACAAAATTTATATATGGAGCTTGTAAAATGA
- the rpmF gene encoding 50S ribosomal protein L32 — protein MAVPKRRVSHSRAAKRRTHYKVTLPVPVKDKDGSWKMPHRINKTTGEY, from the coding sequence ATGGCAGTACCAAAGCGAAGAGTGAGTCATTCTCGTGCAGCAAAACGTAGAACACATTATAAAGTTACACTTCCAGTACCTGTAAAAGACAAAGATGGTTCTTGGAAAATGCCTCACCGCATAAACAAAACTACAGGTGAATATTAA
- a CDS encoding NADH-quinone oxidoreductase subunit I, which yields MSVKITDICISCGSCIDECPVSAIVDDSDNPTGADTYYVYSNKCVECVGYNDEPACASACPTDGCIVWDAVVAGQPSRDQIGADARNGSIPVIQ from the coding sequence ATGTCTGTAAAAATAACTGATATATGCATAAGCTGTGGTTCATGTATTGATGAGTGTCCAGTTTCAGCCATCGTTGATGATAGCGACAACCCAACTGGTGCAGATACATACTATGTTTATTCAAATAAATGCGTTGAATGTGTAGGCTATAACGATGAGCCAGCCTGTGCATCTGCCTGTCCAACTGACGGTTGTATCGTATGGGACGCTGTTGTAGCAGGACAACCTTCTCGCGATCAGATCGGTGCTGATGCACGCAATGGCTCTATTCCAGTTATTCAATAA
- the uvrA gene encoding excinuclease ABC subunit UvrA, giving the protein MNDTIKITGAREHNLKNLNLEIPKNKLVVFTGLSGSGKSTLAFDTLYAEGQRRYMESLSSYARQFLDRVGKPDVDKIEGLTPAIAIDQKTTSKNPRSTVGTITEIYDYLRLLYARVGVQHCHKCGKPISKMSASDIINEISKLPLGAKVIIYAPLVREKKGTWADLIENLRQKGFVRAQIDGVVVRLDEEIELAKTKKHTIKVIVDRIAIDEQNHERLASDVEKALNESFGEVEIEIANADELGLKESFIHYSEHMACFDCKISFTPLEPLSFSFNSPKGACEHCDGLGIRYSLDMSKIIDEEKSIENGAIKLLYGYNMSYYYKFLLAFCEQNGIDIKKPYYELSEDEKRLVLYGNVKEVEFFWKRNKLLRKFDGVVKISHGLLKDYKDFDEYMSEKICDACNGHRLKPQSLAVKVAGLGIGEILDMSIENCTAFFSNEKDFAYLSDYDKAIAKPILKEINERLFFLYDVGLGYLSLGRDARTISGGEAQRIRIASQIGSGLSGVMYVLDEPSIGLHERDTLKLIKTLRNLQAKGNSVIVVEHDKKTIEEADFIVDIGPGAGKFGGNVVFAGTAKELLSSDTQTAQYINGKKKIDYQKNRKAEKWLEISNVNINNISNLTAKFPLRNLVGITGVSGSGKSSLVLQTLLPEAQEQLNRAKKVKKIAGVNLNGLENLDKVIYLDQSPIGRTPRSNPATYTGVMDEIRNLFAQTKEAKLRGYKIGRFSFNVKGGRCEKCQGEGEIMIEMHFLPDINVVCDVCNGARYNAQTLEILYKGKNIAEVLNMSIDEAVEFFKAVPKIASKLTTLQDVGLGYITLGQNAVTLSGGEAQRVKLAKELSRSDTGNTLYILDEPTTGLHFADVDRLVKVLNHLVDLGNSVFVIEHNMDVIKNCDYIVDMGPEGGAKGGKVIACGNVKEVAKNYKKTGSYTGEFLAQELEEMKKK; this is encoded by the coding sequence ATGAATGATACTATAAAAATAACTGGTGCAAGAGAGCACAATCTTAAAAATTTAAACCTTGAAATCCCAAAAAACAAACTAGTAGTTTTTACCGGTCTTAGCGGAAGCGGCAAGAGCACGCTAGCCTTTGACACGCTCTATGCTGAGGGGCAGCGCAGATACATGGAGAGCCTTAGCAGCTATGCTAGGCAGTTTTTAGACCGTGTGGGTAAGCCGGATGTCGATAAGATCGAGGGTCTAACGCCTGCAATCGCGATCGATCAAAAGACAACTTCAAAAAATCCTCGCTCAACGGTTGGCACGATCACTGAAATTTATGATTATCTAAGGCTTTTATACGCAAGGGTTGGCGTGCAGCACTGCCATAAATGTGGCAAACCTATCTCAAAAATGAGTGCAAGCGACATCATAAATGAAATTTCAAAGCTCCCACTTGGAGCAAAAGTGATCATCTATGCGCCACTAGTGCGTGAGAAAAAGGGTACATGGGCGGATTTGATAGAAAATTTACGCCAAAAAGGCTTTGTAAGGGCACAGATAGATGGCGTAGTGGTGAGGCTTGATGAGGAGATCGAGCTAGCTAAAACGAAAAAACACACGATAAAGGTCATCGTTGATAGGATCGCTATCGATGAGCAAAATCACGAGCGCCTTGCAAGCGACGTTGAAAAGGCGCTAAATGAGAGCTTTGGCGAGGTCGAGATAGAGATTGCAAATGCTGATGAACTAGGACTTAAAGAGAGTTTTATACATTACAGCGAGCACATGGCTTGTTTTGACTGCAAAATTTCATTTACGCCGCTTGAGCCGCTAAGCTTTAGCTTCAACTCACCAAAGGGTGCTTGCGAGCACTGCGACGGACTTGGCATAAGATATAGCCTAGATATGAGTAAGATCATCGATGAGGAAAAGTCGATAGAAAACGGTGCGATCAAGTTGCTTTATGGCTATAACATGAGCTATTACTATAAATTTTTACTTGCTTTTTGTGAGCAAAATGGCATCGATATCAAAAAGCCATATTATGAGCTAAGTGAAGATGAAAAGAGGCTTGTTTTATATGGAAATGTCAAAGAAGTTGAGTTTTTTTGGAAACGAAATAAACTACTTAGAAAGTTTGATGGTGTTGTTAAAATTTCACATGGTCTTTTGAAGGATTATAAAGACTTTGACGAGTATATGAGCGAGAAAATTTGTGATGCTTGCAACGGTCACAGGCTAAAGCCTCAAAGTCTAGCAGTCAAGGTCGCTGGTCTTGGGATTGGTGAAATTTTAGATATGAGCATAGAAAACTGCACCGCATTTTTTTCAAACGAGAAAGATTTCGCCTATCTTAGCGACTACGACAAGGCGATCGCAAAGCCTATCTTAAAAGAGATCAACGAGAGGCTTTTCTTCTTGTACGACGTGGGACTTGGCTACTTGTCGCTTGGACGAGATGCTAGGACGATCAGCGGTGGCGAGGCACAGCGCATCAGGATCGCGAGCCAGATAGGAAGTGGGCTCAGTGGCGTCATGTATGTGCTTGATGAGCCAAGCATCGGCCTTCACGAGCGAGATACATTAAAACTCATAAAAACACTTAGAAATTTACAAGCTAAAGGCAACTCTGTAATCGTCGTCGAGCATGATAAAAAGACGATAGAAGAGGCTGATTTTATCGTAGATATCGGCCCTGGAGCTGGTAAATTTGGCGGTAATGTGGTCTTTGCAGGCACGGCAAAAGAGCTTTTAAGCTCAGACACCCAGACCGCACAATATATAAATGGTAAGAAAAAGATCGACTATCAAAAAAATAGAAAGGCTGAGAAGTGGCTTGAAATTTCAAATGTAAATATCAACAATATCTCAAATTTAACCGCTAAATTTCCGCTTAGAAATTTAGTTGGTATCACTGGTGTCTCAGGATCTGGCAAGAGCTCGCTAGTGCTTCAGACCTTGCTTCCAGAGGCGCAGGAGCAGCTAAATAGAGCTAAAAAAGTGAAAAAAATAGCTGGGGTAAATTTAAACGGACTTGAGAATTTAGACAAGGTTATATACCTCGATCAAAGCCCGATCGGCCGCACTCCACGCTCAAATCCAGCGACATACACTGGCGTGATGGATGAGATAAGAAATTTGTTTGCGCAGACTAAAGAGGCCAAGCTTAGAGGCTATAAAATAGGGCGCTTTAGCTTCAACGTCAAGGGCGGGCGCTGCGAGAAGTGCCAAGGCGAGGGTGAGATCATGATCGAGATGCACTTTTTGCCTGACATCAACGTGGTTTGTGATGTTTGTAATGGCGCTAGATATAACGCTCAGACCTTGGAAATTTTATACAAAGGCAAAAATATCGCCGAGGTGCTAAATATGAGCATAGATGAGGCGGTTGAGTTTTTCAAGGCTGTGCCAAAGATCGCTTCAAAGCTCACTACGCTGCAAGACGTGGGACTTGGCTACATCACGCTTGGACAAAACGCAGTCACACTTAGTGGCGGCGAGGCGCAGCGCGTGAAGCTAGCAAAAGAGCTTAGTAGAAGTGACACTGGAAATACGCTTTATATCCTTGATGAGCCAACGACAGGACTTCATTTTGCAGATGTTGATAGGCTGGTAAAGGTGCTAAATCACTTAGTTGATCTTGGAAATTCAGTCTTTGTGATCGAGCATAATATGGATGTTATCAAAAACTGCGACTATATCGTAGATATGGGACCAGAAGGCGGCGCAAAGGGCGGTAAAGTGATCGCTTGTGGCAACGTCAAAGAAGTAGCTAAAAACTATAAAAAAACTGGCAGCTACACTGGAGAATTTCTAGCGCAAGAGCTTGAGGAGATGAAGAAAAAATAA
- the ndk gene encoding nucleoside-diphosphate kinase: MQRTLSIIKPDAVKKNVVGKIIDRFESNGLRIAAAKKIQLSKCDAKAFYAVHKDRPFFNDLVEFMISGPVVVMVLEGDNAVAKNRELMGATNPKEAAPGTIRADFADSIDANAVHGSDSLENAVNEINFFFASKEIC, encoded by the coding sequence ATGCAAAGAACACTTTCTATTATTAAGCCTGATGCTGTTAAGAAAAATGTTGTTGGAAAAATTATAGATAGATTTGAAAGTAACGGCTTAAGAATCGCAGCTGCAAAGAAAATCCAACTTAGCAAATGCGATGCAAAAGCATTTTATGCAGTTCATAAAGATAGACCTTTCTTCAACGATCTAGTCGAATTTATGATAAGTGGGCCAGTTGTGGTTATGGTTTTAGAGGGCGACAATGCAGTTGCTAAAAACCGCGAGCTAATGGGTGCAACTAACCCAAAAGAAGCAGCTCCTGGCACTATAAGAGCTGATTTTGCTGATAGCATTGATGCAAATGCGGTTCACGGAAGTGATAGTCTAGAAAATGCTGTGAATGAAATAAATTTCTTCTTTGCTTCAAAAGAAATTTGCTAA
- a CDS encoding O-antigen ligase family protein, whose amino-acid sequence MKNDIVSKLYNLFLVIVLFTLPVTEGLKQISLTLFVLAGIYICVKEKRQFKFDLINISLFIFVLATFISCLVNGVSASRALDPLRCMLFFFVARSVGIEKINFKFLFFALFAGFIVAFIPACVKKFTSSDPTALFELKSIGHVNHSAIFMLLVFCVALVSINSKEIFEKYIGISVAGICVLGIMIAGSRATMYLLPIIIFTYLLFEILNKQIKIKFLLGLIILFSIIAISYIYISTNITQDDRLYSQLTKGVTGSETRYPIFASAFYTWLDHPLFGIGSGEFKIIDITKYFPGNVEVHVSHAHNTFLTFLTEKGIVALLAYLVFQLSLFIKFIKNFRQNSIVFLALLMLMANNIISLANTTFHHENALLMLLFWALALSAIDEKSTLKI is encoded by the coding sequence ATGAAAAACGACATCGTGTCTAAGCTCTACAATCTTTTTTTAGTTATTGTCTTATTTACGCTACCAGTAACTGAGGGCTTAAAGCAAATTTCACTTACACTTTTTGTCTTGGCTGGAATTTATATTTGCGTCAAAGAAAAAAGGCAATTTAAATTTGATCTCATAAATATCTCGCTTTTTATCTTTGTTTTGGCTACTTTTATAAGTTGCCTTGTAAATGGAGTTTCTGCATCAAGAGCGCTTGATCCGCTAAGGTGTATGCTATTTTTCTTTGTAGCCAGAAGTGTTGGCATAGAAAAAATAAATTTTAAATTTTTATTTTTTGCCTTATTTGCTGGTTTTATCGTTGCATTTATTCCAGCTTGTGTTAAGAAATTTACTTCAAGTGATCCGACTGCACTTTTTGAGCTTAAATCAATAGGACACGTAAATCATAGCGCTATTTTTATGCTACTAGTTTTTTGTGTAGCATTAGTTTCGATAAATAGCAAAGAAATTTTTGAAAAGTATATAGGCATAAGTGTTGCCGGAATTTGCGTCCTTGGAATAATGATAGCTGGCTCTAGAGCTACAATGTATCTTTTACCAATCATTATTTTTACTTACTTGCTTTTTGAAATTTTAAATAAACAGATAAAAATAAAATTTTTATTAGGCTTGATAATTTTGTTTAGCATAATAGCTATTTCTTATATATATATATCAACGAATATCACTCAAGATGATAGATTGTATAGTCAACTAACAAAGGGGGTTACTGGATCAGAGACTAGATATCCAATCTTTGCTAGTGCATTTTATACGTGGTTAGACCACCCTTTATTTGGGATAGGTTCTGGTGAGTTTAAGATCATTGATATAACAAAATATTTTCCAGGCAATGTTGAAGTTCACGTTAGTCACGCACACAATACCTTTTTAACATTTTTAACAGAAAAGGGTATCGTTGCCTTGCTTGCATATTTGGTATTTCAACTATCACTCTTTATAAAATTTATTAAAAATTTTAGACAAAATAGCATAGTTTTTCTTGCGCTTTTAATGCTTATGGCTAATAATATAATTTCACTTGCAAATACAACATTTCACCATGAAAATGCACTTTTAATGCTACTATTTTGGGCCCTAGCTTTAAGTGCGATAGATGAAAAATCGACCTTAAAAATTTAG
- the plsX gene encoding phosphate acyltransferase PlsX, translating to MIRIAIDAMGGDFGADPIISGVIDALKETEFKAVLVGDSNVIKPLIPQSYLKNIEFLEASEVISMADGATDALKRKDSTIYKAIELLKNKEVDAVVSAGHSGATMSLATLRIGRLKNISRPAIATLMPNSKESATLVLDVGANVDCRSEHLFQFAIMGEAYAKEILGRKEPKVGLLSNGEEESKGNEVSKEAFKLVSRLDSFVGNAEGNQIFDGSIDVMVCDGFMGNILLKTSEGVADAIGKIIKKQIKKSPLAIAGSVLMRKVFKTLKKQVSYDEYGGAPLLGVNGCVIISHGKSNSKAIKNAIFQAIKFANSNINKVIEEELSHFAR from the coding sequence ATGATTCGCATTGCTATCGATGCTATGGGTGGTGATTTTGGTGCAGATCCTATAATATCTGGTGTTATTGATGCACTAAAAGAGACAGAATTTAAAGCTGTATTAGTCGGCGATAGCAATGTCATCAAACCACTCATTCCACAGTCTTATTTAAAAAATATCGAATTTTTAGAAGCTAGTGAAGTTATCTCAATGGCAGATGGCGCAACTGATGCGCTTAAAAGAAAAGATAGTACGATCTACAAAGCGATTGAACTTTTAAAAAACAAGGAAGTTGATGCTGTAGTTTCTGCTGGTCATAGTGGTGCAACTATGAGTTTAGCTACTCTAAGAATCGGTAGGCTAAAAAATATCTCTCGTCCAGCAATTGCAACACTTATGCCAAATTCAAAAGAGTCTGCGACTTTGGTTTTAGATGTTGGTGCAAATGTTGATTGCAGAAGTGAACATCTGTTTCAATTTGCCATAATGGGTGAAGCCTATGCAAAAGAAATTTTAGGTAGGAAAGAGCCAAAAGTTGGTCTTTTATCAAATGGCGAAGAAGAAAGCAAAGGCAATGAAGTTAGCAAAGAAGCCTTTAAATTAGTTTCTAGGCTTGATAGCTTTGTTGGTAATGCAGAAGGCAATCAAATTTTTGATGGTAGTATCGATGTAATGGTTTGTGATGGTTTTATGGGAAATATTCTTTTAAAAACTAGCGAAGGCGTTGCAGATGCTATAGGTAAAATTATCAAAAAACAAATTAAAAAATCACCTCTTGCTATAGCTGGCTCTGTACTCATGAGAAAAGTTTTTAAGACACTTAAAAAACAGGTTAGCTATGACGAATATGGCGGTGCACCACTTCTTGGTGTAAATGGTTGTGTTATCATAAGTCACGGCAAAAGTAATTCAAAAGCTATAAAAAATGCAATTTTTCAAGCAATAAAATTTGCTAATTCAAACATAAATAAAGTTATCGAAGAAGAACTTTCGCACTTTGCAAGGTAA
- a CDS encoding polysaccharide deacetylase family protein, producing the protein MSVPVLMYHHVLEKSGFITSSVDEFKSHMKFLAENGYKTLSINEFIAYKRGELEVPKKSVCITFDDGWMDNYIYAYPIVKEFGLRANIFIITGWIEAAQKAHEMRPANFLNVDHNECKRLAPSRPQDVILNLEQIEKMSDCFYFHSHTHGHFDGYFGQLSLDEEFGLCREFMKKNFGFEDDALCWPRGKYSDEYLIAAKKHGYKAFFTTKRGINKADGNLEEIKRIVTKRDEKWLKKTMFIYQNNILGSIYAAIRS; encoded by the coding sequence ATGAGCGTACCAGTTTTGATGTATCACCACGTGCTTGAAAAGAGCGGATTTATCACTAGTAGCGTGGATGAGTTTAAATCGCATATGAAATTTCTAGCTGAAAATGGCTATAAAACGCTAAGCATAAATGAATTTATTGCATATAAAAGAGGTGAGCTTGAAGTGCCTAAAAAGAGTGTTTGCATAACATTTGATGATGGCTGGATGGACAACTACATCTATGCTTATCCTATCGTGAAAGAATTTGGGCTAAGGGCAAATATCTTTATAATTACTGGCTGGATAGAAGCGGCACAAAAGGCACATGAGATGAGGCCTGCTAACTTTTTAAATGTTGATCACAACGAGTGCAAAAGGCTTGCTCCAAGTAGGCCACAAGATGTGATATTAAATTTAGAGCAGATTGAGAAAATGAGCGATTGTTTTTACTTTCACTCACATACGCACGGTCATTTTGATGGATATTTTGGGCAGCTTAGCTTGGACGAGGAATTTGGTCTTTGCCGTGAATTTATGAAGAAAAATTTTGGCTTTGAGGACGATGCGCTTTGCTGGCCGCGTGGTAAATACAGTGATGAGTATCTAATAGCGGCCAAAAAGCATGGTTATAAGGCATTTTTCACTACAAAACGTGGCATTAATAAAGCTGATGGCAACCTTGAAGAGATAAAGCGCATTGTTACAAAACGTGATGAAAAATGGCTAAAAAAGACTATGTTTATTTATCAAAATAATATTTTAGGCTCTATCTACGCGGCGATAAGGTCTTAG
- a CDS encoding polysaccharide deacetylase family protein, with amino-acid sequence MNYPVCVLTMHHCNNNENDFAIKPELFKKALLMALDEGYKFINYAQFKDIASGRVKASRKSILLTFDDGYFDNYKFAFPILKELKIPAVCFLITDKIKDFKRQDYDFAFKKHKEIDYDKDAEYFLNLDEIRQMQESGLFEFDSHTASHFSCKSNDETKLREEFSSSLAKIKELFSEKQEFGFCFPKGHFNELSLKVVREYYDFAFSVIDGGFCAGDDKFKIRRIDISNNAKSENDYIFRIKKKLFIYSTPMLGNLYSNFRNRGYK; translated from the coding sequence ATGAACTACCCAGTTTGCGTGCTAACGATGCATCACTGCAATAACAATGAAAACGACTTTGCCATTAAGCCAGAGCTATTTAAAAAAGCGCTTCTTATGGCGTTAGATGAGGGCTATAAATTTATAAACTATGCTCAGTTTAAAGATATAGCTAGTGGCCGAGTAAAAGCCTCAAGAAAGAGCATTTTACTAACTTTTGATGATGGGTATTTTGATAATTATAAATTTGCATTTCCTATCCTAAAAGAGCTAAAAATTCCAGCTGTGTGCTTTTTGATAACAGATAAGATCAAGGATTTTAAAAGGCAAGATTACGACTTTGCATTTAAAAAACATAAAGAGATCGATTATGATAAAGACGCGGAGTATTTTTTAAATTTAGACGAGATTAGGCAGATGCAAGAGAGCGGGCTTTTTGAGTTTGATAGCCATACAGCGAGCCACTTTTCTTGTAAAAGCAATGATGAAACAAAGTTAAGAGAGGAATTTTCTAGCTCGCTGGCTAAGATAAAAGAGCTATTTTCCGAAAAACAAGAATTTGGCTTTTGCTTTCCCAAAGGGCACTTTAACGAGCTTTCACTAAAAGTTGTAAGAGAGTATTATGACTTTGCTTTTAGTGTGATAGATGGTGGATTTTGCGCAGGAGATGATAAATTTAAGATAAGACGTATAGATATATCAAACAATGCAAAAAGCGAGAACGACTACATTTTTAGGATCAAAAAGAAGCTTTTTATCTATTCTACGCCGATGCTAGGAAATTTATATTCAAATTTTAGAAATAGAGGCTATAAATAA
- a CDS encoding beta-ketoacyl-ACP synthase III — MPKASLISIASYIPEKILTNFDFEKMVETSDEWIVKRTGIEQRHIATNETTSDLGTKAGELAIKRSGLDKSQIDAIICATISPDHLCMPSTACKIAANLGLNYGVTAFDISAACTGFIYLLELANSLIVSGAKKNVLIIGAEKLSSIVDYTDRSTCILFGDGAGAAVISSSNGNEIIDIHTASDGKQAELLITPGCGSVFPASEETLKNRLNFIHMSGNEVFKIAVQTLSKSVIEILHANKMQSEDIDFFIPHQANIRIIDAVKNRLNFKDEQCVLTVAKYGNTSSASIPMAINNAYEDDRIKNGSVLLLDAFGGGFTWGSAILKFGGKNFSDLQ; from the coding sequence ATGCCAAAAGCTTCACTGATTTCTATCGCTTCTTATATTCCAGAAAAAATTCTAACAAATTTTGACTTTGAAAAAATGGTTGAAACAAGTGATGAATGGATAGTAAAGCGAACAGGTATCGAGCAAAGGCATATTGCAACTAACGAAACAACAAGTGACCTTGGTACAAAGGCTGGTGAATTAGCCATAAAACGCTCAGGACTTGATAAATCTCAAATAGATGCAATCATCTGTGCCACAATATCTCCAGATCATCTTTGTATGCCTTCTACTGCTTGCAAAATAGCTGCAAATTTGGGTTTAAACTATGGAGTTACAGCATTTGATATAAGTGCGGCTTGTACCGGTTTTATTTATCTTTTAGAACTTGCAAATTCTCTCATTGTTAGCGGTGCCAAAAAGAATGTTTTAATCATTGGGGCCGAAAAATTAAGCTCTATTGTTGACTATACAGATAGAAGCACTTGTATATTATTTGGTGATGGAGCAGGTGCAGCTGTAATTAGTAGTAGTAATGGTAATGAGATCATCGATATCCATACAGCAAGTGACGGCAAACAAGCTGAACTTTTAATAACTCCAGGATGTGGGAGTGTATTTCCAGCTAGCGAGGAAACACTAAAAAATAGGTTAAATTTTATCCATATGAGTGGAAATGAAGTTTTTAAAATAGCAGTTCAAACACTTAGCAAAAGCGTAATAGAAATTTTACATGCAAATAAAATGCAAAGCGAAGATATTGATTTTTTTATACCTCATCAAGCAAATATAAGAATAATAGATGCAGTAAAAAATAGATTAAATTTTAAAGATGAGCAGTGTGTCTTGACTGTTGCTAAATATGGCAATACAAGCTCCGCTTCAATTCCGATGGCTATAAATAATGCCTATGAAGACGACCGTATCAAAAATGGTTCAGTTTTGCTTCTTGATGCATTTGGTGGCGGCTTTACATGGGGATCAGCAATTCTAAAATTTGGTGGAAAAAATTTTAGCGACTTACAATAA
- a CDS encoding glycosyltransferase family 2 protein: MPDVKISFVVPVFNKKEHIRDCLNSLISQDMDDIEIIVINDGSTDNTLEILEEYEDKIILKTKSNAGVSAARNDGILLASGKYTICVDADDYVEKDYASSAYDIAEKFDADIVITDMCKVYGHKKLLFKDFETKEDGVIYKNEYLKKLLASRHNKVLHNAANKAIRTEILKENLFPVGITQAEDFHAIVRNVIASKTLVKLNKAFYYYKIGDNNTAGFEKLKAVMDHKFVYDDIISILKNKNLALEMVPDLEFKKIKSVYMPAISARPNLKNSSYVKALDLFYEDIDSIINSAGFSKLRLKQRILLKVLKNVRSYENVSKILKIFNTINGFLSNKKMKEFKE; this comes from the coding sequence GTGCCTGATGTGAAGATAAGCTTTGTAGTGCCTGTTTTTAACAAAAAAGAGCACATTAGGGATTGTTTAAATTCGCTTATATCTCAAGACATGGATGATATTGAGATTATAGTTATTAATGATGGAAGTACTGATAATACGCTAGAAATATTAGAAGAATATGAAGATAAAATAATATTAAAAACAAAGAGCAATGCTGGTGTCAGTGCTGCCAGAAATGACGGTATATTGCTAGCTAGTGGCAAATATACTATCTGCGTAGATGCTGATGACTATGTGGAAAAAGATTATGCTTCAAGTGCTTATGATATCGCAGAAAAATTTGATGCCGACATAGTGATAACAGATATGTGTAAGGTCTATGGTCATAAAAAGCTCCTTTTTAAGGATTTTGAGACAAAAGAGGATGGTGTAATCTATAAAAATGAGTATCTAAAAAAGCTTTTAGCTTCAAGACATAACAAAGTTTTGCATAATGCGGCAAATAAGGCGATTAGGACTGAAATTTTAAAAGAAAATTTATTTCCAGTTGGAATCACACAAGCTGAAGATTTTCACGCTATAGTGAGAAATGTTATCGCTTCAAAAACTCTTGTAAAGTTAAATAAGGCATTTTATTATTATAAGATCGGAGACAACAACACTGCTGGTTTTGAAAAGCTAAAAGCTGTGATGGATCATAAATTTGTTTATGACGATATAATCTCAATTTTAAAAAACAAAAATTTAGCTCTTGAAATGGTGCCTGATCTAGAATTTAAAAAGATAAAAAGCGTCTATATGCCAGCTATTTCGGCGAGACCAAATCTAAAAAATAGTAGCTATGTAAAGGCACTTGATCTTTTTTATGAAGATATTGATAGCATTATAAACTCAGCTGGTTTTTCAAAACTTAGACTAAAACAGAGAATTTTGCTTAAAGTGCTAAAAAATGTAAGATCGTACGAAAATGTATCAAAAATTTTAAAAATCTTTAATACAATAAATGGCTTTTTATCAAATAAAAAAATGAAAGAATTTAAAGAGTAG